A genome region from Alkalimarinus coralli includes the following:
- a CDS encoding DmsC/YnfH family molybdoenzyme membrane anchor subunit, which produces MIDLLTKARDRLDQMGVDAAPKNTEARPIFPTREEERPYAKLNDPVVSDENRYGVKIDLLDLTNNELPAERPMYINDNPTVGDNPNRNKQHGFHFTADNCIGCHACEAACSEKNGNPAHLAFRSVGYVEGGSYPDYKRLNISMACNHCDNPVCLKGCPTRAYTKHAEYGAVLQDPDTCFGCGYCTWVCPYNAPQLDPIEGQVSKCNMCVDRLEVGLKPACVSACLGNALNFGVIENTPENREQIKTSIPGFPDPSITQPNIRFQQTRTMPNEVQRTDSMPVKYHKQEDGTFRSVVDEKAGRVKSWALDKLSSRENPLVIFTLSTQAVIGAFLMTFLGPLLGIDALSAVKESAAYFPMLISLIVIQAGVLVLSTLHLGKPLRFYRGFNNLRYSPLSREALGIAMFFAGLAGYTFFELLNVWLDLWILDIAAIAAGVFATVSALVGLYFMHCIYRIQARPFWNHWQVLTSFFGTMFSVGGILLGLFVITAMAIQGQDYSAMVSTLGGLVAVGLIAEAIGLAFHARYLNTENGEGAAAHYIQSTTFGKTYLLRNALIGLGVVSSLAVAAFAPAGWFAMTLVLLASLAVVAALLAGRALFYVLVIPTTMPGAFFWKNKGFEQHARDIGLANMPQVGVVPDLH; this is translated from the coding sequence ATGATCGATTTATTAACAAAAGCACGTGACCGTCTTGATCAAATGGGCGTAGATGCGGCACCCAAGAATACTGAAGCACGGCCTATTTTCCCGACTCGGGAAGAAGAGCGCCCTTACGCAAAGCTTAACGACCCGGTCGTAAGTGATGAAAACCGTTATGGAGTGAAGATTGATCTGCTTGATCTGACCAATAACGAACTGCCAGCAGAACGGCCGATGTACATCAACGACAACCCGACTGTGGGTGACAACCCTAATCGTAACAAGCAGCACGGGTTTCACTTTACGGCTGATAACTGTATTGGCTGCCATGCCTGTGAAGCGGCTTGCTCTGAGAAAAACGGCAACCCGGCGCATTTGGCGTTTCGCTCGGTCGGTTATGTAGAAGGGGGCAGTTATCCCGACTATAAGCGCCTGAATATCTCAATGGCCTGTAATCACTGCGACAACCCGGTGTGTTTAAAAGGCTGCCCAACTCGCGCCTATACCAAACACGCAGAATATGGTGCGGTACTGCAAGACCCCGATACCTGTTTTGGTTGTGGTTACTGTACCTGGGTATGCCCCTATAACGCACCGCAGCTAGACCCGATTGAAGGGCAGGTCTCCAAGTGTAATATGTGTGTAGACCGCCTTGAAGTCGGCCTAAAACCCGCCTGTGTTTCCGCCTGTTTAGGTAACGCACTTAACTTTGGCGTGATTGAAAACACCCCGGAAAACCGAGAGCAGATCAAAACCTCTATTCCCGGCTTCCCAGACCCATCCATTACCCAACCAAATATTCGTTTTCAGCAGACCCGCACCATGCCAAACGAAGTTCAGCGTACCGACTCCATGCCGGTTAAATACCACAAGCAAGAAGACGGCACCTTCCGTTCAGTGGTTGATGAAAAGGCAGGCCGAGTTAAATCGTGGGCTCTTGATAAACTAAGCTCTCGTGAAAATCCGCTGGTTATCTTTACCCTATCAACCCAAGCGGTTATCGGTGCATTCTTGATGACGTTCCTAGGGCCACTGTTGGGCATAGACGCATTGTCAGCAGTAAAAGAGAGTGCAGCATACTTCCCCATGCTTATTTCATTGATTGTGATTCAGGCCGGAGTATTAGTGTTATCAACCCTGCACTTGGGTAAGCCATTACGCTTCTATCGTGGTTTTAACAACCTACGTTACTCACCGTTGAGCCGAGAAGCGTTAGGTATTGCCATGTTCTTCGCAGGGCTTGCAGGGTATACGTTTTTTGAATTACTTAACGTATGGTTAGACCTATGGATTCTCGATATAGCTGCGATAGCCGCCGGTGTTTTTGCGACGGTGTCTGCACTGGTCGGTTTGTACTTTATGCACTGCATCTATCGCATACAGGCGCGGCCATTCTGGAACCACTGGCAAGTACTCACCTCATTCTTCGGCACTATGTTTAGTGTGGGAGGCATCTTACTTGGCTTGTTTGTCATCACGGCTATGGCCATTCAAGGGCAAGACTACAGCGCCATGGTTTCTACATTAGGCGGGCTGGTTGCCGTCGGCTTAATCGCAGAAGCTATTGGTTTGGCATTTCACGCTCGTTATCTGAATACTGAAAACGGCGAAGGCGCTGCCGCGCACTACATACAGTCCACCACCTTTGGTAAAACCTACCTGCTTAGAAATGCGCTGATTGGGTTAGGTGTTGTATCTTCACTGGCAGTAGCTGCCTTTGCACCCGCAGGTTGGTTCGCGATGACATTGGTGCTACTGGCATCACTCGCCGTTGTCGCTGCACTGCTAGCCGGGCGCGCACTGTTTTACGTGTTGGTGATACCTACTACCATGCCGGGCGCGTTCTTCTGGAAGAACAAAGGCTTCGAGCAACATGCCCGCGATATTGGCCTAGCCAATATGCCACAGGTAGGGGTAGTGCCTGATTTGCATTGA
- a CDS encoding IS110 family transposase, producing MQLYCGIDLHSNNSVVSLINDNDTIVQEKRLDNDLNDISKLLAPYQSDIFGIVVESTYNWYWLVDGLMDEGYPVHLANTLAIQQYSGLKYTNDLTDARYLAHLLRLGILPTGYIYPKALRAIRDLLRRRLLLVKQRTAHHLSLQSMINRHTGERLNANKIKHLTEAELKAHFSTSAAQLTALTEWHMMKKLSQQITTIENFVLRECQQGELYSILLSIPGVGKILAMTILLETGPIERFPRVGNYSSYARCVPSDKVSNGKSKGKGNTKNGNRYLAMAFVEAAHYASIWNTDIKRAYQRRLKKSPTMVAKKAIANKLTRACYHMLKEKTMFDIKLAFG from the coding sequence ATGCAACTTTACTGCGGAATCGATCTTCATAGCAACAATAGCGTTGTATCGTTAATCAACGATAACGATACTATTGTTCAAGAAAAGCGTTTAGATAATGATCTCAATGATATCTCTAAACTACTAGCACCCTACCAATCAGACATTTTCGGAATAGTTGTTGAATCGACATACAATTGGTATTGGCTTGTTGATGGTCTAATGGATGAAGGCTATCCAGTTCATCTAGCTAATACGCTTGCCATTCAACAATACAGCGGATTGAAATACACGAATGATTTAACGGATGCGCGTTATTTAGCTCACCTACTAAGATTAGGCATACTTCCTACGGGATATATTTACCCTAAAGCTTTACGTGCTATTCGCGATCTACTAAGGAGAAGGCTCTTGCTGGTTAAGCAACGAACCGCTCATCACCTTAGTTTACAAAGCATGATTAACCGGCACACAGGTGAGAGGCTTAATGCGAATAAGATAAAACATCTTACAGAAGCAGAACTGAAAGCTCACTTTTCAACAAGCGCAGCGCAACTAACTGCGTTGACTGAGTGGCATATGATGAAAAAACTCTCTCAGCAAATTACTACGATAGAAAATTTTGTTCTCAGAGAATGCCAGCAAGGGGAATTGTATTCAATTCTACTTAGTATCCCTGGCGTTGGAAAAATACTGGCGATGACCATTTTGCTTGAGACTGGACCAATTGAGCGTTTTCCTCGTGTTGGAAATTATTCATCTTATGCTCGTTGTGTGCCTTCCGATAAGGTCAGCAATGGTAAATCAAAAGGGAAAGGAAATACGAAGAACGGAAATAGATATTTAGCAATGGCTTTTGTTGAAGCAGCACATTATGCATCTATCTGGAATACTGATATAAAACGAGCCTATCAACGCAGGCTGAAGAAATCACCAACAATGGTTGCCAAGAAAGCGATAGCCAATAAATTAACGAGAGCGTGTTATCACATGCTCAAGGAGAAAACGATGTTTGATATTAAACTCGCATTTGGTTAA
- a CDS encoding type II toxin-antitoxin system ParD family antitoxin: MNVSLTPQLERYVKEKVTSGMYNSVSEVMREALRLLEERDAVKEMKLEALRRDLQEGIVELDRGEGSPLNMDEIKAKARAMRDKRG; the protein is encoded by the coding sequence ATGAATGTATCACTCACACCACAGCTTGAACGCTATGTAAAAGAAAAGGTGACTTCAGGCATGTACAACTCAGTCAGCGAAGTGATGAGAGAGGCTCTCCGCTTACTTGAAGAACGTGATGCCGTTAAAGAAATGAAGCTGGAAGCCTTGCGTCGAGACCTTCAGGAAGGCATTGTCGAACTGGACAGAGGTGAGGGGTCGCCTTTGAACATGGACGAGATTAAAGCCAAAGCGCGTGCAATGAGGGATAAAAGGGGATAG
- a CDS encoding type II toxin-antitoxin system RelE/ParE family toxin, producing the protein MIKAPKAEEDLIDIWLYVAEDQPVNADRFLDRLNDAAMLLAESPEMGVDRRSLCKGLKSFPVGNYILFYRVNPPRT; encoded by the coding sequence TTGATTAAGGCCCCAAAAGCAGAAGAAGACTTGATTGATATCTGGTTGTATGTGGCAGAAGACCAGCCAGTGAATGCAGATAGGTTTCTGGACAGGCTGAATGATGCTGCCATGCTTTTGGCTGAAAGCCCTGAAATGGGGGTTGATAGACGGAGTTTATGTAAAGGGCTTAAAAGCTTTCCTGTAGGCAATTACATTTTGTTTTACAGAGTTAACCCCCCAAGAACTTGA
- a CDS encoding DUF3299 domain-containing protein — protein MGYLKWVTTGLAALFLTACEKIEEPVPGAKQDAEIPEHQALASAKMANGDETPVKTLPLSAFKTVEWTDLMPKDDLDALLNPPSYVTDIEDGSLEDQISSQVKSSNAAPGDDRYQQALASTRIIPEMDGQAIRIPGFIVPLEFDDTETITQFFLVPYFGACIHVPPPPPNQLIFVDYPSGVKLGELYDPVWIFGFLKTSIVQNEMATAAYSMQMQHFEFYTEE, from the coding sequence ATGGGATATTTAAAGTGGGTTACCACAGGCTTGGCGGCACTATTTTTAACGGCTTGTGAAAAAATAGAAGAGCCTGTACCTGGCGCTAAGCAAGACGCAGAAATACCCGAGCATCAAGCATTAGCTAGCGCGAAAATGGCTAATGGTGATGAAACACCGGTTAAGACTCTGCCTTTATCCGCTTTCAAAACGGTTGAGTGGACTGACTTGATGCCTAAAGACGATTTGGATGCGCTGCTGAACCCTCCCAGTTATGTGACTGACATAGAAGATGGGTCACTTGAAGATCAAATCAGCAGTCAGGTTAAAAGCAGTAATGCAGCGCCTGGCGATGACCGTTACCAACAAGCGTTAGCGTCAACACGTATTATTCCTGAAATGGATGGTCAGGCTATTCGAATACCGGGTTTTATTGTGCCACTTGAATTTGATGATACTGAAACCATTACACAGTTTTTTCTTGTGCCATATTTTGGCGCTTGCATTCATGTACCGCCACCACCACCAAACCAGCTTATCTTTGTTGACTATCCTTCCGGGGTAAAGCTTGGTGAACTCTATGACCCGGTTTGGATTTTTGGCTTTTTGAAAACCTCTATTGTTCAGAATGAAATGGCTACTGCTGCTTATTCGATGCAGATGCAGCATTTTGAATTTTACACAGAAGAGTAG
- a CDS encoding CobW family GTP-binding protein has protein sequence MNSKNETIRAVPTNIITGFLGVGKTSAILHLLKTKPSEERWAVLVNEFGEVGIDGSLFEGQHSQEQGVFIREVPGGCMCCAAGLPMQVALNQLLANAKPDRLLIEPTGLGHPKEVLELLSASHYQDVLSLQKTITLVDARKLSDSRYIEHDTFNQQIAMADIIVGNKTDLYDSKDKARLAAYIKQHSQPNVSIIFSQQGEIEPSQLEGKTSVRFPASHHHHKTEEKSQLTDLPIPECGFIKAVNEGEGFKSVGWRFSPDKVFNHSKLYTFLTGIDAERMKAVFITDEGVFGYNLTTDALTEMELDDCIESRIEIISANLSGILEAQLLNCLED, from the coding sequence ATGAATTCCAAGAATGAAACCATACGAGCAGTCCCCACTAATATCATTACTGGCTTTTTGGGCGTTGGAAAAACATCCGCTATTTTACACTTACTCAAGACCAAACCTTCTGAGGAACGCTGGGCTGTTTTGGTCAACGAATTTGGTGAAGTGGGCATTGATGGCAGCTTGTTTGAAGGGCAACACTCACAAGAGCAAGGCGTCTTTATTCGTGAAGTCCCTGGGGGTTGCATGTGCTGTGCAGCGGGACTGCCCATGCAAGTCGCACTGAATCAATTGCTAGCCAATGCAAAGCCTGACCGCCTGTTAATTGAACCAACGGGGCTTGGCCATCCAAAAGAAGTACTTGAGTTGCTGTCAGCCAGCCATTATCAGGACGTTCTATCACTGCAAAAAACCATAACCTTGGTCGATGCTCGTAAGCTGTCAGATAGTCGCTATATAGAACATGACACCTTTAATCAGCAAATAGCAATGGCTGATATTATTGTCGGCAATAAGACCGATTTATACGACAGTAAAGACAAAGCCAGATTGGCCGCCTACATCAAACAGCATAGCCAACCCAACGTGAGCATTATCTTTTCACAACAAGGTGAGATTGAGCCGTCTCAATTGGAGGGTAAAACATCTGTGCGTTTCCCAGCATCACACCACCATCATAAGACGGAAGAAAAATCACAACTTACCGACCTCCCCATTCCCGAATGCGGATTCATTAAAGCGGTTAACGAAGGTGAAGGATTTAAAAGCGTCGGCTGGCGATTTTCCCCCGATAAAGTATTTAATCACAGTAAACTGTATACGTTTTTAACGGGGATCGATGCGGAACGAATGAAGGCGGTATTTATTACTGACGAAGGCGTATTTGGCTACAACCTAACAACTGACGCACTCACCGAAATGGAACTGGACGACTGTATAGAGAGCCGCATTGAAATTATATCTGCGAACCTTAGTGGCATTTTAGAAGCGCAGTTATTGAACTGCCTGGAAGACTAA
- a CDS encoding Fur family transcriptional regulator → MGNVDAIINHAEQYCKKHGSRLTTKRKQVLASLVQSEKALSAYDLIDLFNQEFGEKIPAMSVYRILEFLEDENLVHKLNLAKKYVACSHITCDHDHGVPQFLICSGCNHVKEISINTYTIAELQKNVENAGFQLVSPQLEMNCICNECAAKAA, encoded by the coding sequence ATGGGCAACGTAGACGCAATTATCAACCACGCCGAGCAATACTGTAAGAAGCACGGCTCTCGATTAACCACCAAAAGAAAGCAAGTGCTGGCATCACTGGTTCAATCTGAAAAAGCGCTTTCCGCTTACGACTTAATAGACTTATTTAATCAGGAGTTTGGCGAAAAAATACCCGCGATGTCGGTGTATAGGATTTTGGAATTTCTGGAAGATGAGAACCTTGTACACAAGTTAAACCTGGCAAAAAAATATGTCGCCTGTTCACACATTACTTGTGACCATGACCATGGAGTGCCGCAGTTTTTGATTTGCAGCGGATGCAACCATGTTAAGGAAATCAGCATTAACACATACACAATCGCGGAACTGCAAAAAAATGTGGAGAACGCAGGTTTTCAACTCGTTAGCCCTCAACTGGAAATGAACTGCATTTGTAATGAGTGCGCTGCGAAAGCCGCTTAA
- a CDS encoding substrate-binding periplasmic protein produces MDIAKCHRVFKKALLTLSLSTCILPVASAEDKTLLKISAIDWCPQICAQDSENPGYLVEILQNLFKDSPYIFDIKIYPWSRAISLVRFGSAQALLSPSKEEAPDLYYHQVPLSYQVHCFFKSADDSWVYKSDDSLLSKKIIIYQDHSYGNILKEYLSAERNGMFLLPYNDGYIEQAINLVRAKRADTFLFTLNSVTHYLINNKITDIKRDTCIKKDELWLALSPMHTGLNKQVTEFLDRKLVGFIKTKEYRAILKKYHVSFPDLNPQG; encoded by the coding sequence ATGGACATCGCTAAATGTCATAGAGTATTTAAAAAAGCACTATTGACCCTTAGTTTAAGCACTTGCATTTTACCTGTTGCAAGTGCAGAAGATAAAACGCTCTTAAAGATTTCAGCGATCGACTGGTGTCCTCAGATTTGCGCTCAAGACTCAGAGAACCCCGGCTATCTGGTGGAGATTCTCCAAAACCTGTTTAAAGACAGCCCCTACATATTTGATATCAAAATATACCCTTGGAGCAGAGCGATCAGCCTGGTGCGTTTTGGTTCAGCACAGGCATTGTTGTCTCCTTCCAAGGAGGAAGCTCCCGACTTATACTACCATCAGGTTCCGCTCTCCTATCAAGTTCACTGCTTTTTCAAAAGTGCAGACGATTCCTGGGTATACAAAAGCGATGATAGTCTTTTGAGTAAAAAAATTATCATCTATCAAGACCATTCATATGGGAACATACTGAAAGAGTATTTATCGGCGGAACGTAATGGGATGTTCCTTCTCCCGTACAATGATGGCTATATCGAACAAGCTATTAATTTAGTGAGAGCAAAAAGAGCAGATACGTTTCTGTTCACACTGAATTCGGTCACTCACTATCTAATTAACAATAAGATAACCGATATCAAAAGAGATACCTGTATAAAGAAAGATGAGCTTTGGTTAGCCTTGTCTCCTATGCATACCGGGCTAAACAAGCAAGTCACAGAGTTTTTGGACAGAAAACTGGTCGGCTTTATCAAGACAAAAGAATATCGAGCCATCTTAAAAAAGTACCATGTCTCCTTTCCTGACCTTAACCCTCAAGGGTAA
- a CDS encoding gamma-glutamylcyclotransferase family protein, producing the protein MKYFAFGSNMSLNRLRERVPSCEVIGTFRLLEHTLCFHKRGTDGSAKCDAFYTGKPGDVVYGVLYDIAPAEKKTLDIAEGLGHGYEEKSVSVLSPLQVVENAVTYYATHIDRSLFPFSWYKKHVLVGAKEAELPIYYQQQIEAVAAVGDPDLDRAARQLAIHGLLP; encoded by the coding sequence ATGAAATATTTCGCGTTTGGCTCCAATATGTCGTTAAACAGACTTCGAGAGCGGGTGCCGAGCTGTGAGGTTATAGGTACATTTCGCCTTCTTGAACATACACTCTGTTTTCACAAGCGCGGGACAGATGGTTCAGCCAAATGTGATGCCTTCTATACCGGCAAGCCCGGTGATGTGGTGTATGGTGTGTTGTACGACATTGCCCCGGCTGAGAAGAAGACGCTGGATATCGCCGAAGGGTTGGGTCATGGCTATGAAGAGAAGTCGGTCTCGGTGCTGTCTCCCCTGCAAGTTGTTGAAAACGCCGTGACCTATTATGCGACGCATATTGACCGCTCTTTATTTCCTTTCAGCTGGTATAAAAAACATGTGTTGGTGGGGGCAAAGGAAGCTGAGCTGCCTATTTACTATCAACAACAGATTGAGGCGGTTGCAGCCGTCGGCGACCCTGATCTTGACCGGGCCGCACGGCAACTGGCCATACATGGTTTGTTGCCATAG
- a CDS encoding LysE family translocator produces the protein MAGYLLYLGVQLCRANSSASSLKIGNNVTSETDKQTLLRAFSIGFLTNATNPKATLFFLAVMTSVVSISTPINVQVFYGAWMCFVNAFWFTLVSLLFSAPASRAWFNNQLQLMERTLGIILIIFAARLAFI, from the coding sequence TTGGCAGGTTATTTACTGTATCTAGGTGTTCAACTTTGCAGAGCCAACTCATCTGCCTCTTCTCTAAAGATTGGCAATAACGTCACCAGTGAAACAGATAAACAAACGTTGCTTCGAGCGTTTTCCATCGGCTTTCTGACCAATGCCACAAACCCCAAAGCAACACTGTTCTTTTTGGCCGTTATGACCAGTGTGGTCAGCATCAGCACCCCGATTAATGTGCAGGTTTTTTATGGTGCCTGGATGTGTTTCGTGAATGCCTTCTGGTTTACACTGGTAAGCCTGCTATTTTCAGCCCCTGCCTCCCGAGCCTGGTTCAATAACCAACTACAGCTAATGGAACGGACATTAGGCATAATATTGATTATATTTGCTGCTCGACTGGCCTTTATATAA
- a CDS encoding acetolactate synthase large subunit, with translation MLNGAQALMKTLVDAGVEVCFTNPGTSEMHFVAALDSEPKMKAVLALFEGVATGAADGYARMADKPAATLLHLGCGLGNGLANLHNARKGKVPMINIVGDHATHHVKYDAQLQSDIETVARNVSPGFVRTSQTTEELCKDAADAITTARGFPGQVATLILPADVSWGEGGVPCGVPPQPAVPVADDAEVEKIAAAIRSGKNSAFLLGGRALREPSLLVAAKIAANNGVKIFAETFPVRIERGAGLPPVERIAYLAELASVQLADIDNLILLDSKAPVSFFAYPGKKSYLVPDSCTVHTLASPEHDTTASLHKLADALGASQASPVLQEAKRPDRPRGKLTAEKVCKAVGHFLPEDAIIVDEAITSGLMLNSMTEGAPRHDMITLTGGAIGQGLPNAVGAAIACPDRPVLALIGDGTAMYTNQALWTMAREQLNITSIIFNNASYSVLNIELERVGVDSVGEKAKSQLDLNGPVLNFSQLAQGMGVHGIRVSTAEELNKALEYALAHSGPNLIEVMVPESLNGVKRKVLPWLLRSLPSLPLPVTRALKKKIAP, from the coding sequence ATGCTAAATGGAGCACAAGCTCTAATGAAAACCCTGGTCGATGCGGGCGTGGAAGTCTGTTTCACCAACCCAGGCACCAGTGAAATGCACTTTGTCGCGGCGCTCGACAGCGAGCCCAAAATGAAAGCGGTACTGGCGCTATTTGAAGGTGTCGCCACCGGCGCTGCCGATGGCTACGCACGCATGGCAGATAAACCCGCTGCAACCTTACTGCACTTAGGCTGTGGTTTAGGCAATGGTTTGGCAAATCTGCATAATGCACGTAAAGGCAAGGTGCCAATGATTAATATCGTGGGTGATCATGCCACCCATCATGTGAAATACGATGCCCAACTACAGTCAGATATTGAAACTGTCGCTCGCAACGTATCACCCGGATTTGTCCGCACCTCACAAACCACCGAAGAGCTCTGTAAAGACGCAGCAGATGCAATCACTACTGCGCGCGGCTTTCCTGGCCAGGTTGCCACTCTGATTCTACCTGCGGATGTTTCTTGGGGTGAAGGCGGCGTACCTTGTGGCGTTCCTCCTCAACCGGCTGTGCCAGTAGCCGATGATGCAGAGGTCGAAAAGATTGCAGCCGCTATTCGTTCTGGTAAAAACTCGGCATTTTTATTAGGCGGGCGAGCCTTACGAGAACCAAGCTTGCTGGTTGCAGCCAAAATTGCGGCCAACAATGGCGTTAAGATTTTTGCTGAAACCTTCCCGGTTCGTATTGAGCGTGGTGCAGGACTCCCCCCCGTAGAGCGGATTGCGTATTTGGCGGAACTGGCCAGTGTTCAGCTGGCAGATATCGACAACCTGATTCTTCTCGATAGCAAAGCCCCTGTCTCTTTCTTTGCGTATCCGGGTAAGAAGAGTTATCTGGTGCCAGATAGCTGTACCGTGCATACCTTGGCTAGCCCAGAACATGATACCACTGCCAGCCTGCACAAACTCGCAGACGCGTTGGGGGCTTCTCAAGCATCGCCAGTATTGCAGGAAGCTAAACGCCCTGATCGTCCACGAGGCAAACTCACTGCCGAAAAAGTCTGTAAAGCCGTCGGGCATTTCTTGCCAGAAGACGCCATTATTGTCGACGAAGCTATCACCTCTGGCCTGATGCTAAACAGCATGACCGAGGGTGCGCCCCGTCACGATATGATAACCCTTACGGGAGGCGCCATAGGCCAAGGCTTACCGAATGCCGTGGGTGCGGCCATTGCCTGCCCAGACCGCCCTGTATTGGCGCTGATTGGTGACGGCACTGCCATGTATACCAATCAGGCATTGTGGACCATGGCACGGGAACAATTGAATATCACCAGCATTATCTTTAACAATGCCTCTTATTCAGTGCTGAATATTGAGCTGGAGCGAGTGGGCGTGGATTCCGTGGGTGAAAAAGCGAAGTCCCAACTAGACCTGAATGGCCCAGTGCTGAACTTCTCACAACTGGCACAAGGTATGGGCGTCCACGGTATACGAGTGAGTACGGCCGAAGAACTCAATAAAGCACTGGAATACGCATTGGCACATTCAGGCCCAAACCTGATCGAAGTAATGGTGCCGGAATCCCTGAACGGCGTAAAACGTAAGGTATTACCCTGGCTACTACGCTCGCTCCCCAGCTTGCCACTGCCGGTAACCCGTGCACTGAAGAAAAAAATTGCGCCTTAA
- a CDS encoding FAD-dependent oxidoreductase — translation MANKISSDVLVVGGGISGIVTTLELLRAGKTVTLVDRDTPERLGGLALWAFGGMMLVGTPLQASMKIPDSPERALRDWIRFGELDTNDKHSLNWAEYYVENSRTEVYDWLKNEGIKFMPAVNWVERGLYGNGNSLPRYHVVWGASRELTRTMIAAMHEANSNNRLTLLHRHRISELVKQNDRVVGALGVNEETNEQIEFRAPVVVMATGGINGSHKECRENWPEHRALPDTMLNGAHPYADGKLHHEVEDKLGGRIVNAGEMWNYAAGFPHPYPHFEGHGLSTIPCKSALWLNHKGERIGPKPLVTGFDTHELCLRVVEQEKPWTWHLLNWRIAIKEFAISGAEHNQRIRDKQFIRFAKDLLLGNQNLIKQMANESNDFLVDDTLEGLAAKMNALTCSLDIDPAVLQATADEFDANFDKGNQLENDDQIRSILHARQWGPDKLRTCKPAPLQKPGSGPFIAIRVQLVTRKSLGGLCTDIDCKVLGNEDQPVPGLYCVGEAAGFGGGGSNGKRSLEGTFLPGCIMTARNAARSIISDTA, via the coding sequence ATGGCTAATAAAATTTCTTCCGATGTATTGGTCGTAGGTGGCGGCATTAGTGGCATCGTAACCACGCTGGAGCTGCTAAGAGCGGGTAAAACCGTGACCCTGGTTGACCGTGATACACCTGAGCGTCTGGGCGGGCTGGCATTATGGGCCTTTGGCGGCATGATGTTGGTTGGCACCCCGCTACAGGCATCGATGAAAATTCCAGACTCGCCAGAACGTGCTCTACGCGACTGGATTCGGTTCGGCGAGCTGGATACCAACGACAAACACTCCCTTAACTGGGCAGAGTATTATGTCGAAAATTCCCGCACCGAAGTATATGACTGGTTAAAAAACGAAGGCATCAAGTTTATGCCAGCGGTGAACTGGGTTGAGCGTGGCCTGTATGGTAATGGCAACAGCCTGCCCCGTTACCACGTAGTATGGGGCGCCTCCCGTGAGCTCACGCGCACGATGATTGCTGCCATGCATGAAGCCAATAGCAATAACCGCTTAACATTGTTGCATCGGCACCGTATTTCCGAACTGGTTAAACAAAACGACAGGGTAGTCGGCGCATTGGGCGTTAACGAAGAAACCAATGAACAAATAGAGTTCCGTGCCCCGGTCGTGGTGATGGCAACAGGCGGCATTAATGGCAGCCATAAAGAGTGCCGGGAAAATTGGCCGGAGCACCGTGCACTGCCTGACACCATGCTCAATGGCGCTCACCCTTATGCAGACGGTAAGCTCCATCATGAAGTTGAAGATAAACTAGGTGGCCGTATTGTTAATGCAGGTGAAATGTGGAATTACGCAGCGGGTTTTCCGCATCCCTACCCGCATTTTGAAGGTCACGGGTTATCGACCATTCCCTGTAAATCGGCACTTTGGTTGAATCATAAAGGTGAGCGCATTGGCCCAAAACCTCTGGTCACCGGGTTTGATACCCACGAGTTATGCTTGCGTGTGGTAGAACAGGAGAAACCCTGGACATGGCACCTACTGAACTGGCGCATTGCCATCAAAGAGTTTGCCATTTCCGGCGCAGAGCATAACCAGCGAATTCGTGACAAGCAGTTTATCCGTTTTGCGAAAGATCTGCTGTTGGGCAATCAAAACCTGATCAAACAAATGGCCAACGAAAGTAATGATTTTCTAGTCGATGACACGCTGGAAGGGCTAGCAGCTAAAATGAACGCCCTCACCTGTTCCCTCGATATAGATCCTGCTGTACTGCAAGCCACCGCCGACGAGTTTGATGCCAATTTTGACAAAGGTAATCAACTGGAAAACGACGACCAGATTCGCAGCATTCTGCACGCTCGACAGTGGGGGCCAGACAAGCTACGCACTTGCAAACCCGCACCGTTACAAAAACCGGGCTCCGGGCCTTTTATCGCTATTCGAGTACAGCTGGTAACCCGCAAAAGCCTCGGCGGTTTATGCACCGATATCGATTGTAAAGTACTGGGCAACGAAGACCAGCCAGTACCGGGGTTATATTGTGTCGGTGAAGCAGCCGGATTTGGCGGTGGTGGCTCCAATGGCAAACGGTCACTGGAAGGTACATTCCTACCGGGTTGTATTATGACAGCCCGTAACGCGGCCCGATCAATTATTAGCGACACCGCTTAA